In a single window of the Centropristis striata isolate RG_2023a ecotype Rhode Island chromosome 18, C.striata_1.0, whole genome shotgun sequence genome:
- the erh gene encoding enhancer of rudimentary homolog, which yields MSHTILLVQPTKRPEGRTYADYESVNECMEGVCKMYEEHLKRMNPNSPSITYDISQLFDFIDDLADLSCLVYRADTQTYQPYNKDWIKEKIYVLLRRQAQQAGK from the exons TCGCACACTATTTTGCTTGTCCAACCGACCAAGAGACCTGAGGGCCGCACATACGCTGACTATGAGTCAGTGAATGAATGTATGGAAG GTGTTTGCAAAATGTATGAAGAGCATCTTAAGAGGATGAATCCAAACAGTCCCTCCATCACTTATGACATTAGCCAGTTGTTTGACTTTATTGACGACTTGGCAGATCTGAGCTGTCTTGT GTACAGAGCAGACACTCAAACGTACCAACCCTACAACAAAGACTGGATCAAGGAGAAGATATATGTCCTGCTGCGGCGTCAGGCTCAGCAGGCAGGAAAGTAA